One window of the Actinomyces procaprae genome contains the following:
- a CDS encoding LacI family DNA-binding transcriptional regulator — MNNPSAASRPLLADVAARAGVSLATASKVANGRPEVSPATRARVEAAIRELGYVTRAHRPDETPPSISFMADVIDSAYAMTILKGARDAAEAHGVDLVVERTHTSADRTSTVTQSDLNHRLLSRNRSGAVILTASLDPDTVADLEGARLPIVVIDPLDSSHPEIVSVGATNWLGGHSAADHLLGLGHKRLAVLTGPSASLSGTARLDGFLSACSRQGLTPAPELIRHGPFTQAAGYEVAREWLSLGADRPTAITAGSDLQAIGIVQAADDLGLRIPEDLSVVSYDDTFITTLTTPHLTAVRQPLEEMGRRAVETVLLMQDGQPEAHHIEIATTLSERNSTAPPRE, encoded by the coding sequence ATGAACAACCCGTCCGCCGCGAGTCGCCCCCTGCTTGCGGATGTCGCCGCACGGGCCGGCGTCTCACTCGCGACCGCCTCAAAGGTCGCCAACGGCCGGCCCGAGGTCTCACCGGCCACTCGCGCGCGAGTCGAGGCCGCCATCAGAGAGCTCGGCTACGTCACCCGGGCACACCGCCCCGACGAGACTCCTCCGTCGATCTCGTTCATGGCTGATGTCATCGACAGCGCCTACGCCATGACGATCCTTAAAGGGGCACGCGACGCGGCCGAGGCCCACGGCGTCGACCTGGTCGTCGAACGCACTCACACGTCCGCGGACAGGACCTCCACCGTAACCCAGTCGGATCTCAATCACAGGCTGCTGTCACGCAACCGTTCGGGCGCCGTAATACTCACCGCAAGCCTCGACCCTGACACAGTCGCCGACCTCGAGGGGGCACGGCTGCCGATCGTCGTCATCGATCCCCTGGACTCCTCTCATCCGGAGATCGTCTCTGTAGGCGCGACCAACTGGCTCGGTGGGCACAGCGCCGCAGACCACCTGCTCGGACTCGGGCACAAGCGCCTAGCCGTCCTCACCGGGCCCTCCGCCTCCCTCAGCGGTACGGCCCGCCTTGACGGCTTCCTGTCCGCCTGCAGCCGCCAAGGGCTCACGCCCGCCCCTGAACTCATCCGGCACGGCCCCTTCACACAGGCAGCTGGATATGAGGTCGCCCGGGAGTGGCTCTCGCTCGGCGCGGACCGCCCGACGGCTATCACTGCGGGCTCCGACCTCCAGGCCATCGGTATCGTGCAGGCCGCCGACGACCTCGGACTGCGCATCCCGGAGGATCTCAGCGTCGTCTCCTACGACGACACTTTCATCACGACACTCACGACACCGCACCTGACAGCTGTGCGCCAGCCCCTGGAAGAGATGGGGCGCAGGGCCGTCGAAACCGTCCTCCTAATGCAGGACGGCCAACCCGAGGCCCATCACATCGAGATAGCGACCACCCTGTCCGAGCGCAACTCGACGGCGCCGCCGCGGGAGTAG
- a CDS encoding xylulokinase, with product MALVAGVDSSTQSCKLVVRDAATGALVREAKASHPDGSEVHPDHWWTALNEVIDAVGGLDDVAALSVGGQQHGMVVLDADGEVIRPALLWNDTRSAGAARDLIRELGDGDEAAGAKAWADAVGSVLVASLTITKLRWLADHEPENAARIAAICLPHDWLTWKLSGAASLDTLVTDRSDASGTGYFDSVANSYRRDLLALALHRREAEVADIVLPRVVGPHEEAARGGAFTTPTGKARDLTHLVLGPGCGDNAGAALGLGLRPGATSVSLGTSGVVAAVSATPTHDPSGLVTGFADATGAFLPLACTLNAARILDAAKQVLGISYDEFDRLALSAEPGAAGLVHVPYLEGERTPNLPEATGMLTGMTLASLTPANYARAAVEGLLCLMGACVDAVRGQGVEVDAVTLVGGGVKWACARELAPAVLGVPVEVPEPGEYVANGAAKQAAWVLAGGEEPPAWELGPVEHLTAEPQPQVRAAYDAAAALVAAAQQD from the coding sequence ATGGCCCTCGTCGCCGGCGTCGACTCCTCGACGCAGTCCTGCAAGCTCGTCGTCCGCGACGCCGCCACCGGCGCCCTCGTGCGTGAGGCCAAGGCCTCCCATCCGGACGGTTCCGAAGTCCACCCCGATCACTGGTGGACCGCACTCAACGAAGTGATCGACGCCGTCGGCGGGCTCGATGACGTCGCCGCCCTGAGCGTTGGCGGGCAGCAGCACGGAATGGTGGTGCTCGATGCCGACGGTGAGGTCATCCGCCCCGCCCTGCTGTGGAACGACACCCGCAGCGCCGGCGCCGCCCGCGATCTGATCCGCGAGCTCGGCGACGGCGACGAAGCCGCCGGGGCCAAGGCCTGGGCCGACGCCGTCGGCTCGGTGCTCGTGGCCTCCCTGACCATCACCAAGCTGCGGTGGCTGGCCGACCACGAGCCCGAGAATGCCGCCCGCATCGCGGCCATCTGCCTGCCGCACGACTGGCTCACCTGGAAGCTGTCCGGCGCCGCCTCGCTGGACACCCTCGTCACCGACCGCTCCGACGCCTCCGGCACGGGCTACTTCGACTCCGTGGCCAACAGCTACCGCCGCGACCTGCTCGCGCTCGCCCTGCACCGCCGCGAGGCCGAGGTCGCCGACATCGTATTGCCCCGCGTCGTCGGCCCACACGAGGAGGCCGCCCGCGGCGGCGCCTTCACCACTCCGACAGGGAAGGCGCGGGACCTGACCCATCTGGTGCTCGGTCCCGGCTGCGGCGACAACGCCGGCGCCGCCCTCGGACTGGGCCTGCGGCCGGGCGCCACCAGCGTCTCCCTGGGCACCTCCGGCGTGGTCGCCGCCGTCTCCGCCACTCCCACACACGACCCCTCAGGGCTGGTCACGGGCTTCGCCGACGCCACTGGCGCCTTCCTGCCGCTGGCCTGCACGCTCAACGCCGCGCGCATTCTGGACGCCGCCAAGCAGGTGCTGGGAATCTCCTACGACGAGTTCGACCGGCTCGCACTGTCTGCCGAGCCCGGTGCCGCCGGGCTGGTGCACGTGCCCTACCTGGAGGGTGAGCGCACCCCGAACCTGCCCGAGGCCACGGGCATGCTCACCGGCATGACGCTGGCTTCACTGACCCCTGCGAACTACGCGCGCGCCGCCGTCGAGGGACTGCTGTGCCTTATGGGGGCGTGCGTCGACGCCGTGCGCGGCCAGGGGGTCGAGGTCGACGCCGTCACGCTCGTGGGCGGGGGAGTGAAGTGGGCCTGCGCCCGTGAGCTCGCCCCCGCCGTGCTCGGCGTTCCGGTGGAGGTGCCCGAGCCCGGCGAGTATGTCGCCAACGGCGCCGCCAAGCAGGCCGCCTGGGTGCTTGCCGGCGGTGAGGAGCCGCCCGCATGGGAACTCGGCCCGGTCGAGCACCTGACCGCCGAGCCGCAACCGCAGGTGCGTGCCGCCTACGACGCGGCTGCGGCCCTGGTGGCCGCCGCCCAGCAGGACTGA
- a CDS encoding carbohydrate ABC transporter permease gives MSAAALAQISEISARDAPRRRRPRLNIPGGMGALLWLLVVVVPIYWVVITSLRTQQNFFTDGALVPPSDPTLENYALVFEKGFARFFLNSIIVTVGAVGLTIAVGLMAAYTIVRSKRPLAKRSLSVFLLGLAIPAQSAIIPIFYMITRMRLYDTLLAVILPSAAFAIPITVLIFTNYLRDIPGELFESMRLDGATEGQILHRLVLPLCVPAISTTAIYNGVNVWNNFLFPLVLTQSPRSRVLPLALWTFQGELTINVPAMMAAIVLSALPILTLYVLGRRQLIAGMTAGFGK, from the coding sequence ATGAGCGCCGCAGCCCTGGCCCAGATCAGCGAGATCAGCGCGCGGGACGCGCCGCGGCGCCGTCGGCCGCGGCTGAACATCCCCGGCGGCATGGGTGCCCTCCTCTGGCTCCTCGTCGTGGTCGTGCCGATCTACTGGGTGGTAATCACCTCGTTGCGCACGCAGCAGAACTTCTTCACCGACGGGGCACTGGTTCCGCCGAGTGACCCGACCCTGGAGAACTACGCGCTGGTGTTTGAGAAGGGCTTCGCGCGATTCTTCCTCAACTCGATCATCGTGACCGTCGGAGCCGTCGGCCTGACCATCGCCGTCGGGCTCATGGCGGCTTACACCATCGTGCGCAGCAAGCGGCCGCTCGCCAAGCGGTCCCTGAGCGTCTTCCTGCTCGGCCTGGCAATCCCGGCCCAGTCGGCGATCATCCCGATCTTCTACATGATCACGAGGATGCGCCTGTACGACACACTCCTGGCCGTGATCCTGCCGTCCGCCGCCTTCGCCATTCCGATCACGGTGCTCATATTCACCAACTATCTCAGGGATATCCCGGGCGAGTTGTTCGAGTCGATGCGCCTGGACGGGGCCACCGAGGGGCAGATCCTCCACAGGCTCGTGCTGCCGCTGTGCGTGCCGGCGATCTCGACGACCGCGATCTACAACGGCGTCAACGTCTGGAACAACTTCCTGTTTCCGCTAGTGCTGACTCAGTCGCCCCGGAGCAGGGTCCTGCCCCTGGCACTGTGGACCTTCCAGGGGGAGTTGACGATCAACGTGCCCGCCATGATGGCGGCCATTGTGCTGTCGGCACTGCCGATACTCACGCTCTACGTCCTCGGCCGACGCCAACTCATCGCCGGAATGACGGCTGGATTCGGCAAATAG
- the xylA gene encoding xylose isomerase, which translates to MVRKPTKEDKFSFGLWTVGWLAADPFGDTTRTALKPWEYAEKLAELGAWGITFHDNDVFPFDATDAERAKIVGKLKDTVDATGLTIEMVTTNTFTHPIFKDGGLTNNDRSIRRFGLRKILRNVDLAAELGATTFVMWGGREGAEYDSSKDLGAVFDRYKEGLDTVAQYIKDQGYNLRIGLEPKPNEPRGDIFLPTVGHALALIAELDNGDIVGLNPEVGHEQMAGLNYTHALAQALNAGKLFHIDLNGQKGLKYDQDLVFGHGDLLSAFFTVDLLVNGFPSGGPRYDGPIHFDYKPSRTDGIEGVWESAAANMEMYIQLAEKARAFRADPEVQEALKLSGIYELAEPTLAEGETIADLLADRSAYEDFDAEAAAARDYHYVNLYEKAVQHLIG; encoded by the coding sequence ATGGTTCGTAAGCCCACCAAGGAAGACAAGTTCTCATTCGGTCTGTGGACCGTCGGCTGGCTGGCCGCCGACCCCTTCGGCGACACCACCCGCACCGCCTTGAAGCCCTGGGAGTACGCCGAGAAGCTCGCCGAGCTCGGCGCCTGGGGCATCACCTTCCACGACAACGATGTCTTCCCCTTCGACGCCACCGATGCCGAGCGCGCGAAGATCGTCGGCAAGCTCAAGGACACGGTGGACGCCACGGGCCTGACCATCGAGATGGTCACCACCAACACCTTCACCCACCCGATCTTCAAGGACGGTGGTCTGACCAACAACGACCGCTCCATCCGCCGCTTCGGGCTGCGCAAGATCCTGCGCAACGTGGACCTGGCCGCCGAGTTGGGCGCCACCACCTTCGTCATGTGGGGCGGGCGCGAGGGCGCCGAGTACGACTCCTCCAAGGACCTGGGTGCCGTCTTCGACCGCTACAAGGAGGGTCTGGACACCGTCGCGCAGTACATCAAGGACCAGGGCTATAACCTGCGCATCGGCCTGGAGCCCAAGCCGAACGAGCCCCGCGGTGACATCTTCCTGCCCACCGTCGGCCACGCCCTGGCCCTGATCGCCGAGCTGGACAACGGCGACATCGTCGGTCTGAACCCCGAGGTCGGCCACGAGCAGATGGCGGGTCTGAACTACACCCACGCCCTGGCACAGGCGCTGAACGCCGGCAAGCTCTTCCACATCGACCTCAATGGTCAGAAGGGCCTGAAGTACGACCAGGACCTGGTCTTCGGCCACGGCGACCTGCTCAGCGCCTTCTTCACCGTCGACCTGCTGGTCAACGGCTTCCCCAGCGGCGGCCCGCGCTACGACGGGCCGATCCACTTTGACTACAAGCCCTCGCGCACCGACGGCATTGAGGGTGTGTGGGAGTCCGCGGCCGCCAACATGGAGATGTACATCCAGCTGGCGGAGAAGGCCCGTGCCTTCCGCGCCGACCCGGAGGTGCAGGAGGCGCTCAAGCTCTCCGGCATCTACGAGCTGGCCGAGCCGACCCTCGCCGAGGGGGAGACGATCGCCGACCTGCTCGCCGACCGCTCCGCCTACGAGGACTTCGACGCCGAGGCGGCCGCCGCCCGCGACTACCACTACGTCAACCTCTACGAGAAGGCCGTCCAGCACCTCATCGGTTGA
- a CDS encoding NAD(P)-dependent oxidoreductase, whose amino-acid sequence MTDRTTARRTAVLGLGAMGLPMATRLAALTPGTVVGYDPFESRRELAANDGVLPAATAAAAVRGADVAVIAVRSADQIRQVLFGSQGAVCGLREGAVVITTSTVGSACVVEVEKRLAERGVLTVDAPVSGGAVRAADGSLLIMIGGSPEALRAGRPTLTALGATLVEMGPVGAGQNMKAVNQLLCGIHTAAAAEALAMAESLGLDPHRCVEVFMQGAAASFMLGDRGPRMAEQLRGAPVELRSRLDIIDKDMGIVGDLNRAAHLPTPVACAAENLYRTAMRAGLGAQDDSVLAAFLRGEAGTEN is encoded by the coding sequence ATGACTGACAGAACCACGGCGCGCCGCACGGCCGTCCTCGGCCTGGGGGCCATGGGCCTGCCCATGGCCACCCGCCTTGCCGCCCTCACCCCGGGTACCGTAGTTGGCTACGACCCCTTCGAGTCACGCCGCGAACTCGCCGCGAATGACGGGGTCCTGCCCGCCGCCACCGCCGCCGCAGCCGTCCGAGGCGCTGACGTCGCCGTCATCGCAGTGAGGTCCGCAGACCAGATCCGCCAGGTGCTGTTCGGGTCCCAGGGCGCCGTCTGCGGCCTGCGCGAGGGTGCGGTCGTCATCACCACCTCAACCGTCGGTTCCGCCTGCGTGGTGGAGGTGGAGAAGAGGCTGGCGGAACGCGGTGTCCTCACCGTCGACGCCCCGGTCTCCGGCGGGGCGGTCCGCGCGGCCGACGGCTCGCTGCTGATCATGATCGGAGGATCGCCGGAGGCGCTCCGGGCCGGCCGCCCTACGCTCACCGCCCTGGGTGCGACCCTGGTAGAGATGGGCCCGGTCGGAGCCGGTCAGAATATGAAGGCCGTCAACCAACTGCTGTGCGGCATCCACACCGCGGCCGCGGCAGAGGCACTCGCCATGGCGGAGAGCCTCGGCCTTGATCCGCACCGGTGCGTGGAGGTGTTCATGCAGGGAGCCGCAGCCTCGTTCATGCTCGGCGACCGTGGTCCACGCATGGCCGAGCAACTGCGGGGAGCACCGGTCGAGCTGCGCTCCCGCCTGGACATCATCGACAAGGACATGGGCATTGTCGGCGACCTCAACCGGGCCGCCCACCTGCCCACACCCGTCGCGTGCGCCGCCGAGAACCTCTACCGCACAGCCATGAGAGCAGGCCTCGGGGCTCAGGACGATTCCGTCCTGGCGGCATTCCTGCGCGGCGAGGCCGGCACCGAGAACTGA
- a CDS encoding right-handed parallel beta-helix repeat-containing protein encodes MEIHVRKTGSDLAAGTAQESLLTISEAARRAMPGDTVIVHAGTYREWVDPRRGGRDELRRITYTTAPGEHVIIKGSEELTDWEEGEDGLWSTVLDNSLFGDFNPYREVVAGDWLVRPVGTDAPQHLGEVYLDGTALREVRDLDELRRAPALPEIVDDWTGVQVAPAGGPVPGTWLAVVDEATTTITVNLGGRSPREALLEANVRRSVFYPRTHQIDYITVRGFELAHAATPWAPPTGDQPGLIGPNWARGWIIEDNHIHDAKCSAVSLGKEGSTGDNYSTTRKDRSGYQYQLESVFAGLELGWSKEKVGSHVVRRNLIHDCGQNAVVGHMGCAFSTIEDNEIHSISARRAFYGHEIAGIKLHAAIDTRIAHNHVHGCSLGIWLDWETQGTRVTRNVLHDNSRDLFVEVSHGPYVVDSNVFASPASIETLSQGGAYVANLVLGTVRAETVPDRSTPYHLPHSTKVAGVSVVFGGDDRFIGNIFGPGTRAPAYARPHSALSAHGHGTVAYDGCPANWDEYLSRIEMEAGDHGRYNSVRQVVIIRDNVYLGGARGYAQEDRPGRIDDGAARVEADGDGCVSVIIDLPEGEELPILAPVNAQDLGHVRMAGLPFTAPDGSPVCLSPDLIGNERPDETWIPGPLAEVGDGRICVWDTDQVLGAEGRTAP; translated from the coding sequence ATGGAGATACACGTCCGCAAGACGGGATCCGACCTTGCCGCAGGGACGGCGCAGGAATCTCTCCTGACCATCTCGGAGGCCGCCCGCAGAGCCATGCCCGGTGACACCGTCATCGTCCATGCGGGCACCTACCGCGAGTGGGTCGACCCCCGGCGCGGGGGACGCGACGAACTGCGACGCATCACGTACACGACCGCTCCCGGGGAGCACGTCATTATCAAGGGCTCCGAGGAGCTGACCGACTGGGAGGAGGGCGAGGACGGCCTGTGGTCCACGGTGCTCGACAACTCCCTGTTCGGCGACTTCAACCCTTACCGGGAGGTAGTAGCCGGTGACTGGCTGGTACGTCCGGTGGGAACGGACGCCCCCCAGCACCTGGGCGAGGTGTACCTAGACGGTACGGCGCTGAGGGAGGTGCGCGACCTCGACGAACTGCGCCGGGCCCCGGCGCTGCCCGAGATCGTCGACGACTGGACCGGGGTGCAGGTGGCTCCCGCCGGAGGACCGGTTCCCGGCACCTGGCTGGCGGTCGTCGATGAGGCGACGACGACGATCACGGTCAACCTCGGGGGCCGCAGCCCGCGGGAGGCGCTCCTCGAGGCGAATGTCCGCCGCTCGGTCTTCTATCCGCGCACTCACCAGATCGACTACATCACCGTGCGCGGCTTCGAGCTGGCGCATGCCGCAACCCCATGGGCGCCGCCGACCGGAGACCAGCCCGGCCTCATCGGCCCCAACTGGGCCAGGGGCTGGATCATTGAGGACAACCACATTCACGACGCCAAGTGCTCGGCCGTGTCGCTGGGGAAGGAGGGTTCTACCGGAGACAACTACTCCACCACGAGGAAGGACCGCTCGGGCTACCAGTACCAGCTGGAGTCGGTCTTCGCCGGACTCGAGCTCGGGTGGTCCAAGGAGAAGGTGGGCTCCCACGTGGTGCGCCGCAACTTAATCCACGACTGCGGTCAGAACGCCGTCGTCGGTCACATGGGCTGCGCCTTCTCGACGATCGAGGACAACGAGATCCACTCCATCTCTGCGCGCCGGGCCTTCTACGGCCACGAGATCGCAGGCATCAAGCTGCACGCCGCGATCGACACGAGGATCGCCCACAACCACGTGCACGGATGCTCCCTCGGCATCTGGCTCGACTGGGAGACCCAGGGGACCAGGGTCACCCGCAACGTGCTGCACGACAACTCGCGTGACCTCTTCGTCGAGGTCAGCCACGGCCCTTACGTCGTGGACTCGAATGTCTTCGCCTCTCCCGCATCGATCGAGACACTCAGCCAGGGCGGCGCCTACGTGGCGAACCTCGTGCTCGGCACCGTCAGGGCCGAGACCGTCCCCGACCGCTCCACGCCCTACCACCTGCCCCACTCGACGAAGGTCGCCGGTGTCTCGGTTGTGTTCGGAGGTGATGACCGCTTCATCGGCAATATCTTCGGTCCCGGGACTCGGGCCCCGGCCTACGCCCGGCCCCACTCGGCACTGAGCGCGCACGGGCACGGGACGGTCGCCTACGACGGGTGCCCGGCGAACTGGGACGAGTACCTCTCCCGGATTGAGATGGAGGCCGGCGACCACGGCCGCTACAACAGTGTGCGCCAGGTCGTGATCATTCGCGACAACGTCTACCTCGGCGGCGCCCGGGGCTACGCACAGGAGGACCGTCCCGGGAGGATCGACGACGGTGCCGCCCGGGTCGAGGCCGATGGTGATGGATGCGTGAGCGTCATTATCGATCTTCCCGAGGGCGAGGAGCTCCCCATCCTCGCCCCGGTAAATGCGCAGGACCTCGGGCATGTGCGTATGGCCGGGCTGCCCTTCACCGCGCCTGACGGCTCCCCGGTGTGCCTGTCCCCGGATCTCATCGGGAATGAGCGTCCTGATGAGACCTGGATCCCCGGTCCGCTTGCGGAGGTCGGGGACGGACGCATCTGCGTGTGGGACACCGATCAGGTGCTCGGCGCAGAGGGGAGGACAGCCCCATGA
- a CDS encoding sugar phosphate isomerase/epimerase family protein gives MTYTCKRTSADWPIAAAMLPFPGSQDADEAVWRKQLAQVRFEGFTAIDLTDNWVRIADLSRERLALLKGLLEEYGLTPVAVSAIRRSVIDPVDWEGNLAYSHRVIDAAAFLGAEIVSVGLHRPLLDAQARALWFWTQPGPVDSHDPDNWRRAVTRLRELGEHVERAGMALSLGDVRGHPARHRRLRGPARHRHRHEQRRPQSRPGQHLPAAPAYRGLPRERREMHAPRQLLAHEELLA, from the coding sequence ATGACCTACACCTGCAAACGCACCTCCGCCGACTGGCCCATCGCCGCCGCAATGCTTCCCTTTCCGGGCTCCCAGGACGCCGACGAGGCCGTCTGGCGCAAGCAGCTCGCCCAGGTCCGCTTCGAGGGCTTCACGGCCATTGACCTCACCGACAACTGGGTACGCATCGCAGATCTCAGTCGGGAGCGCCTGGCGCTCCTGAAGGGACTTCTGGAGGAGTACGGGCTCACACCTGTGGCTGTCTCCGCGATCCGCCGCTCCGTGATCGACCCCGTCGACTGGGAGGGCAATCTCGCGTACTCGCACCGGGTGATCGACGCGGCGGCCTTCCTCGGGGCTGAGATCGTCTCCGTCGGCCTGCACCGTCCGCTCCTTGACGCCCAGGCCCGGGCGCTGTGGTTCTGGACCCAGCCCGGCCCCGTCGACTCCCACGATCCCGATAACTGGCGCCGAGCCGTCACCCGCCTGCGCGAGCTCGGCGAGCACGTCGAACGTGCGGGCATGGCCCTGTCCCTGGGAGATGTACGAGGACACCCTGCTCGGCACCGCCGACTCCGCGGTCCGGCTCGTCACCGACATCGACATGAGCAGCGTCGGCCTCAATCCCGACCTGGGCAACATCTACCGGCTGCACCGGCCTATCGAGGACTTCCTCGTGAGCGTCGAGAAATGCATGCCCCACGCCAACTACTGGCACATGAAGAGCTACTCGCGTGA
- a CDS encoding carbohydrate ABC transporter permease gives MSASNNSHDARTGTNAGPSPWFIAPALVLFVVFAIVPLFGAVILSLTKWDGLGSPEWTGMTNWRAVLTDPVTWTTIRLSLIVMVGSWVVQTPLSLLLGVWAAREGRTRAVVTTVYFLPLLLSSAAVGLTFKNLLDPNFGMTAMQWLGPLSRNWLGDRGTVLTVVIFIVAWHFVPLHTLLYQAGARQVPKSLYEAASCDGAGGLRMFFQITLPQLKYTIVTSSTLMLVGSLTYFDLIFVLTAGGPGYATRILPLHMYLTGFQAADMGRASAIATLLATLGLMLSLTLTRVTGFTRMESQQEGI, from the coding sequence GTGAGTGCTTCAAACAACTCCCACGACGCGCGGACGGGGACGAACGCCGGACCCAGCCCGTGGTTCATCGCCCCGGCCTTGGTCCTGTTCGTCGTCTTTGCGATCGTTCCTCTGTTCGGCGCGGTGATCCTGTCCCTGACCAAGTGGGACGGCCTCGGGTCGCCGGAGTGGACGGGAATGACTAACTGGCGCGCCGTACTGACTGATCCGGTCACCTGGACCACGATCAGGCTCAGCCTCATAGTGATGGTCGGATCCTGGGTCGTGCAGACTCCGCTCAGCCTGCTGCTGGGTGTCTGGGCGGCCCGGGAGGGTCGTACACGCGCCGTCGTCACGACCGTCTACTTCCTGCCCCTGCTGCTGTCCTCCGCAGCGGTAGGCCTGACCTTCAAGAACCTGCTCGACCCGAACTTCGGCATGACCGCCATGCAGTGGCTCGGGCCGCTGAGCAGAAACTGGCTCGGGGACAGGGGAACGGTGCTCACGGTCGTCATCTTCATCGTCGCCTGGCACTTCGTGCCGCTGCACACCCTGCTCTACCAGGCGGGCGCGCGGCAGGTCCCGAAGTCCCTCTACGAGGCCGCCTCGTGCGACGGCGCCGGCGGACTGCGGATGTTCTTCCAGATCACGCTGCCGCAGCTGAAGTACACGATCGTCACCTCCTCGACCCTGATGCTCGTCGGCTCGTTGACCTACTTCGACCTCATTTTCGTGCTGACGGCGGGCGGGCCGGGTTACGCCACCCGGATCCTGCCGCTGCACATGTACCTCACGGGCTTCCAGGCGGCGGACATGGGGCGTGCCAGTGCCATCGCCACGCTGCTGGCGACGCTGGGGCTGATGCTGTCCCTGACACTCACGAGGGTTACGGGCTTCACCCGGATGGAAAGTCAGCAGGAGGGAATCTGA
- a CDS encoding extracellular solute-binding protein: protein MSIRCQHMLSRRGLLKTSGVVVGSAAMVSALAACSSSGPNSSGAGGSGGFAASAWAIQSSQSDSYVAAVDRWNQAHPDEVIDLQVMPDNGYKDKVRVALGAGQAPTLVYGWGGGGLRDYVEQGLVDSITRLAGTEHAGIAERYLEATLGAATIDGELYGVPIGNMQPVVVLYNKEVFSTMGAEAPQTWDELLAVVAKAKSANITPIALAGQSKWPHLPYLAYLVDRIGGPEVFARIEADEADGWSDPAVLEAAQKIQELVQVGAFADDASATSYESGAADALLYTGKAAMLVMLSNAYSNIAQASPQFVESGNLGYFPFPAVEGGKGDPKDVTGNPSAYWYISSASTDAAKDVAIRFLDEQVMNDQYVDEIIGRASVPGAVSAGDKLAAADDPFASYVFELVNEAPAFQLSLDQALTPVQGEALNTALDQLFLLEITPQEFVDTMTATVGK from the coding sequence ATGAGTATTCGTTGTCAGCACATGCTCTCGCGCCGTGGTCTTCTCAAGACTTCTGGTGTCGTAGTCGGCTCCGCGGCGATGGTGTCCGCGCTGGCCGCCTGCAGCTCCTCCGGCCCCAATTCCTCCGGTGCTGGCGGCTCGGGTGGCTTCGCCGCCAGCGCCTGGGCGATTCAGAGTTCCCAGTCGGACTCCTACGTCGCCGCTGTCGACCGTTGGAACCAGGCGCACCCCGATGAGGTGATCGACCTGCAGGTCATGCCCGACAACGGCTATAAGGACAAGGTCCGCGTAGCCCTCGGTGCTGGTCAGGCGCCGACTCTGGTCTACGGGTGGGGCGGCGGTGGCCTGCGCGACTACGTCGAGCAGGGCCTGGTCGACTCCATCACGCGGCTCGCGGGAACCGAGCATGCGGGCATCGCCGAGCGCTACCTTGAGGCGACCCTCGGCGCGGCGACCATCGACGGTGAACTTTACGGAGTCCCGATCGGCAACATGCAGCCCGTCGTCGTGCTCTACAACAAGGAAGTCTTCTCCACGATGGGTGCCGAGGCCCCGCAGACCTGGGACGAGCTGCTCGCCGTGGTCGCCAAGGCCAAGAGCGCGAACATCACCCCGATCGCCCTGGCGGGCCAGAGCAAGTGGCCCCACCTTCCTTACCTCGCCTACTTGGTGGACCGCATCGGCGGTCCGGAGGTGTTCGCCAGGATCGAGGCCGACGAGGCCGATGGCTGGTCCGACCCCGCGGTACTGGAAGCCGCGCAGAAGATCCAGGAACTCGTACAGGTCGGCGCCTTCGCCGACGACGCCTCCGCAACCTCTTATGAGAGCGGTGCGGCCGATGCCCTGCTCTACACCGGCAAGGCGGCGATGCTCGTCATGCTGTCCAACGCCTATTCCAATATCGCCCAGGCCTCCCCCCAGTTCGTAGAGTCGGGCAACCTCGGCTACTTCCCCTTCCCTGCGGTCGAAGGCGGCAAGGGCGACCCGAAGGATGTCACCGGCAACCCTTCGGCGTACTGGTACATCTCCAGCGCCTCGACCGACGCAGCCAAGGATGTCGCCATCCGCTTCCTGGACGAGCAGGTCATGAACGACCAGTACGTCGATGAGATCATCGGCCGCGCCTCGGTGCCGGGTGCCGTGTCCGCAGGCGACAAGCTCGCCGCCGCGGACGATCCCTTCGCGTCCTACGTGTTCGAACTGGTCAACGAGGCGCCGGCCTTCCAGCTGTCCCTGGACCAGGCACTCACACCGGTTCAGGGAGAGGCCCTCAACACCGCGCTTGACCAGCTGTTCCTCCTGGAGATCACCCCCCAGGAGTTCGTTGACACCATGACCGCCACCGTCGGCAAGTGA